Genomic DNA from Phyllostomus discolor isolate MPI-MPIP mPhyDis1 chromosome 12, mPhyDis1.pri.v3, whole genome shotgun sequence:
GGCAGCTGCTGATCTTTGGACATTTGACCCTTGAGCCTCTCTCAAGCCTTCCCCCTTTCCCACAGTGGCCCAGAGGTGTGGGGGCCAGTttgctgggtgggggcagggtgagaaTCCTGGGGGTGGTGGACATGATGTTTTGGGGTCCCAGAGATCCTGCGTGGCCCCCACTGTATGGGCCAGTTCCTTCTGTGCATcacaccctcctcccttcctgctgATGTGGAAAATTTCTTCTGCAGTCCCCCGCCCTCCTTTCTGGCTGGCCAGGTTGTCATGGTAACTGCATCctgcttggggtgggggttgagggctgggagcagggagaggagatgGTGACAGGGACTCTGGGCTCTCAATCTGTCCCCTTGCTCCTGCGTTTCTAATCCCCACCCTTTCAGCCACTCCCCAGGCCTTGGCACCGTATTTCTTGCCAACATTCCTCCCTTTGGGTCTCAGTGTCGATTTCTGGTCTGTCTGCTGCTCCAGCcttccgccccccgcccccgtctctgCTGGGCTTGCTGCCATTCTGCCCCGACCCAGGCCAGGCCCTCACACTCTCCCCACCAGGTGAGGCCCAGAGGAGACCTGGCCAGGTCACGCCCAGTCTCCCCACAAGGCCTCGTGGGAGATGGAGTTCCGCTCCCCACAGCACCTGTCCGGAACCTCCCTTGGTTCACCTTGACTTCCCAcctttcatcttcctcttcccGGCCACCATACCACCGGTGCCCCTCCCCGGGTTGCGTTCTCACCCCCAGACTGTccctcccctcgccccaccccagggagaaGCCTGGGAGGCCGGAGGAGGCTGAGTGCCCCCCAAAATGAGCCCCAGCCAGCGCGCCTCATGGGTGCCTGGCATCGGAAATGGAGGAGGCTGCGGCAGTGccggctccctgcccccagctgccaCCTGGTACCCGCTGCAGTGTTGCCATGGCAACCAGGATGGCTCTGAAAGaggatgagggagaaagagagcatgAAAGAGGGAGCGAGGGGGAGCCCCAAGCCGACAGGCAGCAGAGCGGATAGATAAGGCCTGAGACCCCAGCCATGGTGGCAGCGGCTGGCCCTGCAGATGAGGGAAGAATTTGCTCTAAGAGCcgcaggtgggggagagagaagatgCTGTGGGGTGGGGACCTCAGGGCTTTCTGGGGATCCTCACCTCTGTCCTTAACTCCACGGGGCCTGGGTGTCCCCTGCAACACCCCCGGCCACTGTGTGGGGGGCCAGGGTGGGCCAAGGTGAGGGGAGAAATGGGGCTGAGGCCCGGCCTGCTCACTGGCCCGGCCCTGTGTGTCCATGGCCCAGCCTCATGCTGAGTGGTCCCGCTGCCTCCATCAGTCTCTGCCTTTCACAAATGGCGGACCTGTCAGGCCCAGCCCTCTGGAGGCTGAAACGCCAGCACCTTGGCCTCCCCCGGCCCCACCAGCAGCTGCCCCCTGGGTTTTGTCCCATTGGCTGGCTCCTGTCACTCTGGTGGGCCAGCTCTCTGCCCTGGGCGACAGCATAGTACCCACTCTCTGCCCAGGCCTGGACCCCGTCTCTCCTGCCTCTGCGTTTACGAGACAAAGTGCAGCTCCCTCCTATGCTGCCGCACCTGCCACTAGACGCACCTGGCACTCCTTGGGCCCCTCCCCGTCAGTGCACCCTGGGCAGTGTCTCGAATGGGTTTGCAGTGGACACGGATGCGCCCTGGTCTGGCTCTGGAAGGGGCTGAACTCTGTCCCCAACAGGACATGGTGATGTCCCTACCAGGACCTGGGGGCGTGACCTCATTTGGATACAGTCCAGGTGAAGTGATGTTGCAGCAGGAAAGGCCCTCATCTAAGGGCCCCGTGTCTTTATAAAAAAGGGGAGCTTGGGACACAGAGACAAGCATGCCCAGAGGGAAGACGATGTGGACACGCAGGGAGAACTCCAGGAGGAGGTTTGGGTAGAGCTGCCACCAGCCAAGGGACATGTGGGTGACCAGAAGCAGGGAGAAGTTGGAAGGCTCCTGCCCTACAGGTTCCAGAGGGCACcaggccctgccagccccacccccgcccccaatcTGGGACTCCTGGATGCTGACCTGGGGACACCACACGCCCCGCTGTCCTGGGCCGCTCAGTGTTGTTGACTTCGTCACAGTAGCCCCAGGACATTAATATGGGCCCCACCGTTTCTGctgaggagtgggggtggggagaggccctCGGGACCTGCCTCAGTGGGGCTGCAGGGCAACCCAGGACCAGTGCCGGGTGACTGAGCCCCCTCAGGGCCTCCAAGGTCAAGGGTGAGGGGTCTCAATGCCCCCGCAGGGCCTTCGACAGCCTCTCATTTTGCTCCACATtcacttccttttctctctctcccatgctttcatgaccaaaaaaaatatttttttactttttccgtgttttttttttaaagtaattacagAGCAGGTAGTCGTTGACGCAAACCTCCCTTCAGTATCAAAAGAGTCTGTGGGgcgagtgggggctggggcagtggtggggccgcgggggctgccccacccccagccaaggGGCCCAGGGGTCGGAGTGGGctcgggcaggggcagggccagggggtcTGGAGGCGCTGACAACCACGCGTCTGTCTCATCAGTTGAGAGGgtggatgggtgggggtggggggacaggcttccaactgcaaaaaaatgaactgtAAAAGGAGGGctgttgggggtgaggggagaggatgCCCCTCAAAAAACCTCCTCTCTCCCCTAGAAGGTGGAGGGCTGGGGCGGTCGGTCGGTCAGTGGCTGGGGAGAGCCAGGAGGGAAAGCCGGGAACAGTGGGGGGATTGGTTCTGGACCCTTCCGAATCCTGCATCCCCTTGGTCACCGGGGATGGGGGCGAGGCCGGAGCCAGGGGCCTTCGCGCCCGGGGCCCCACCCTGTTGTAGGTGGCTGGGCCAGCCGCCCTGGGGTCCAGACAGGCTCTGAGCCCATCTTCCCCGACCTTCCCCCGGCCGTcagaggggcctggggctgcggggagggCGCCAGTCTGGCCCGAGCCCAGTCCCCCGCCCAGCGGTGGCGGTGTCAGATCTGCGTCTCTTGCACGTTCTCCTTGGAGCCGCTCTTGAAGAGCAGAGGTTCGTGGATGGAGTTGAGGCCCGGCGGGCCCTTGCCCCCGCAGCCCCCGCCGCCGGGGTTGCTGCTGTAGTGCGCCTTGAAGGCGGCCGCCACGTAGTGGTGGTGGTTGAGGTGGTCGCGCTCCAGGGCGGGCAGGGCCAGGTGGCTGTCCCCGCCGACGCCGCCCCCGCCAGCcacagcggcggcggcggccacgGACACGGCCGACGCGGCGGGCAGCTCGTCTTCCACGTTGATGATCTCCACGGTGCGCGTGGGCCCGTGGTGTTTGTGGAGCTGGTGCTGCTTGCGCAGCTTGTAGAAGGCCACGAGCATCACGGCAGCCATGAATGTGATGGCCACGAAGCAGCCGATGATGATCTTGGTGGTCTTCATGACGTCGTCCAGGTCCTTGAGGGCGTTCTCCGTCACGTCCGTGATGGGCACCGTGAACGCCTTCTCCGTGGGCCGTGAGGAGCGCGGGGCGGGCGCCGTGGTGGACGACGAGGCTGGGCCGGCGGCATCCCCAggccggcccccaccccagacgCCGTCCGTCGTGGGCCCCGGGGGCTCCTTCTCCGTCCCCCGCGTCTGCAGAACCTCCTCTCCGGGCTGCGTCTCCAGGGTCTCCACGGTCACCGTGGTGAAGTAGGTGTAGCCGCCGCTGccccctccgccgccgccgccacccccGGGGCCGCCTCCGCCGCTCGCAGCACCGCCGGCCGCCACGGGGTCCACGGCCGAGACGTTGAGCGTGGCCGAGGCGGTGGTGTTGCCGGCCGAGTTCGTCACCATGCACGTGTACTGGCCCGTGTCCTGCACCGTGACGTTGGTGAAATTGAGCGTCCCGTCGTGCAGCACGGAGATGCGCACGCGGTAGGAGCCGTGCGTCATGAGGGTGCCATTGGGCGTCAGCCAGTTGACCGAGGTCATGGAGGTGCCTGTGCGGCACTTAAGCTCGGCGGCCATGCCCTCGGTGACGTTGAGGTCCGTGGGCGGCTCCACGATGACCGGCGCGTAGCAGGTGAAGTGCGACTGGTCCAGCTCGCCAATGTAGCGCCCCTTGAGGCCGGCGGGCGCGTGGCAGCGTGCGCAGCACGTCGTGTTGCTGGGCACCGTCTCCTTGAGCCACCAGCTGAGCCAGAGCACGTCACAGTTGCAGTGCCAGGGGTTGTGGTTGAGGTGCACGCGCTCGAGGCGGTGCAGGGGCGTGAAGAGGTCGTGGGGCAGCGACATCAGGTTGTTGTGGGACAGGTTGAGCTCCTCCAGCGACTTGAGGTCGTCGAAGGCGTTGCGCTCGATGGTGGCCACCTGGGCGTGCATGAGCCACAGTTTGCGCAGGCTGGTGAGGCCCTGGAAGGAGCCCGGGCGGATCAGGTCCAGCCGGTTGCCCGacagctccagctcctccaggCGCACCAGGGCCGTCAGGTTGGGGATGTCCTTGAGGTTGCACATGCCCAGGTTGAGGTAGCGCAGGTTCACCAGGCCCTCAAAGGCCGCCTCCGAGATGTACTCCAGCCGCTTGAGCTCGCCCAGGTCCAGGCGCCGCAGCGAGGGCACGCGGTTGAAGGCGTAGGAGGGGATGCTCTCTATGGGGTTGTTGCGCAGCCAGAGCTCCCGCAGCTTGGACAGGTACTCGAAGGCCTGTGTGGGCACCGTCGTCAGCCGGTTGTCGAACAGCTCCAGTGTGTTCAGGCTGGGCAGCCCGTTGAAGGCGCCCACCTCGATCTTGCGCACCAGGTTCTTGCTCAGCTGCAGGATCTCCAGGTGCCGCAGGTGCTTGAAGGTGTCCGTCCGGAttacctggggtgggggaggggagacacccATCAGTGACACTGGTAACAGTGATAATGAGCACCCAGTTCCCACGGGGTGGAGTGGAGAGCTCTCCATCTCTGCGGGTGGGAGAGTATGGCTGTAAGACCATTTTGGAAAAAcgatttgtttgtttctttttttttaaattggttttcagagagagagagagaaaagggaagagagacagagaaacattgactttttCTTCCACTaattgatgcattcactggttgatttttgtttgtgccctgagctgagatcgaacccacaactttggcgtatcaggaggatgctctaaccaactgagctatcccgCTGGGCCTGATTGTCTCTTTTAAAGGTAAACATAGAGCTACTCAGCGACCCAGCCTTTACACTTTTGAGATTCTTCCCCAGAGAAATGGGAGAGGCCCATCCGACTGCTTggggtgggtgctcacagcctctgTGTTCGTTGCAGCCTAAACCGGAAGTCGCCCAATTGTCCCTGACAGGGGCAGCACAGGCTCTCTGCGTCCCTACGGTGGGACGCTGCGGTTCAGCTCATAAAGAAACAGACTGTCTACAGGCCTGATACCGCGGATGAATCTCACGGGCAGCGCGTTGAGGGCAAGAAGGCAGACACACGGGCGCGCACGCGTGCGGTCAGATCCCATTCACTTAGCTCTATGGAGGTGCTAAGCAGTGTCTGTGAGCGCTTGTGGGGGCGACAAGCTGGGAAGGGGCACGAGGGAGCTTCCCGGGATGATAGAAATGTTTCAAATTGGGGCAGTACCTCCATGCATGAACACAACTACCCAAAACCCCCAAGCTGTATACATAAAACGGGggcattttatatgtaaattacacctcaataaaaagaTTAATCAGCAGCCAACACGCGTTGGGCACGTCTTCAGTGCCAAATCCTGTTCTAAAGGCTCTACTGGCACCAGCTGATTTAATGCGCCAAGCCGCCCTGCGGGATCGGTATACTTCTCCAACACCTGCAGCTCGAAGCCATGAGCTCAGAAAACCAGAGGATGTTTCATAATGACTTTGGCACCACATCCCGTTCCGTGGCAAAACCTGACCAGAACTCATGTAGGCTATTTAAGCCTTTCATCGATCCCCCTCATGTGACTATTCAAACCTTCCTCTCTAGAAATGTTCCCACGTTTGGTAAGGGCTATAATAAGATCCACTGGGGTGCTATTAAAAAACACATCTGGCCCTGAGGGTTTCATATGGACAATTATGAGTAATCCCCATTTAAGTGGGaggacacagaggcacagagaagggcagtgacttgcccaaggtcacacaggaaggGGCAGCCAACCTGGGATTGGACTGAGGCTGTCGGGCTCCTGAATCCTGGCTCTTAACCCCTGAACGTGGCCTCCACCTCTCAGGGTTGACACTGGGATAGGCCCAAGAGGCAGAGTCTCACCAGATTTTCTTCACTGGTCACCCAGCTGAGGCACAGaagtccaggtagctcagttggctagagtgttgtcctgatacgccaaggttgtgggttacATCCCCAGTAAGGGGACATATTACAATCAAGCAAtcatcctggctgctgtggctcagtgaattgagtgtcgGCCCGTGAActggaaggttgccagttcaattcccagtcagagcacatgcctgggttgtgggccaggtccccagtaggaggcgcttgagaggcaaccacacattgatgtttctctccctctctttctccctgtctctctaaaatcaatagaataAAAAGTAAGGCAAGAGAAAATActataattttttgaattttgaaaaggtGGAAGTGGAGAGCTCCCCAGAGCACACTGTGTGGCGGTGACGACGTTGTAAAACTTAGAAAGGAGGCTGAAGCACAGGTATCTGCGCATGTGCACCGGGAAGCCTGGCAGGAAGTAGTCTGTGCTCTGCTCAGAGTGAACTCCAGCTGTTGGGGATTAAGGGTaatttttattctctcctttcctaagactttatttatttattcatagagagaggggaagggagggagaaagagggagagaaacatcagtgtgtggttgcctctcacgcgccccccactggagatctggcctgcaacccaggcatgtgcccagactgggaatcgaacccgtgacactttggtttgcagcccatgctcaatccactgagatacaccagccagggcattttcattctttatttttttcttcagtgggCAAAAAGTACTTTCATAATAGGTagcaaaacactttttaaaaagttttaaaaaacaagaccGTACCTGAGAGGCACCAAGCATCGAGGGATGACCATGTCTGGGACGATCGCAGCCATGAGACAGTAGCAGGCACTATTTATGCCAGTGAGACCCAGCAGAAACGTGACATGGATCAGtcgatgaattttttaaaaatttaatttaatttaaaaaatgttatggtATTACAGTGGTTCCCACActtcttcccacctccacccagccccaccctccactccctcagccaACCCCTCCgtccttgtccatgtccatgggtcacacatcaTGTTCTTTAGTTGGTCCCTTCACCACCTTTCATCTGGttgcccctcctcctctggctgctgtctgtctgctccatgtgtccatgcttctgtttctgttttttttttattaatttattgtgttcattagattcctgtgAGATCatgtggtctttgtctttcactaactggcttatttcactgagcataattccctccaggtccatccatgctgtctgaaaaggtaggatttttctttttcactgctgcgtagtattccaccATGTAAACGTACCACTGCTTTTCTATGCACTCATCTGCTGGTGGGCACTGGGGCTGTTTCCAAACCTCGGCTATTGCAAATAGCGCTGCTGTGTACACAAgcgtgcatatattctttctgattggtgtttcaggattattaggctatattcccagaagtgggattgctgggtcaaacggcagttccattttagctttttaaaaagggtttatttatttatttttagagaaaggggaaggaagaaagagagaggggagagaagcattgatgtgtgagagacagtctattggttgcctcttgtatgccccaaaccagggacctggcccaaaacctaggcacatgtcctgaccagaaattgaaccggtgaccttttgcttttgaggaaacttcatactgttttccacagtggctgcaccagtctgcattcccaccagcagtgcatgagggttcccttttctccacaacctcactagcacttgtttgttgatttattgatggcgaccattccaacaggtgtgaggtggtacctcattgtggttttaatttgcatccctctgatgactagtgatgctgagcatcttttcttatgcctTCTGGaggccatctgtacatcctctttggagaaatgtgtatt
This window encodes:
- the LRRC4B gene encoding leucine-rich repeat-containing protein 4B, translating into MACARGSPCPPLPPSRMSWPHGALLFLWLFSPPLGAGGGGVALTLAAGGGSPPATSCPAACSCSNQASRVICTRRELAEVPASIPVNTRYLNLQENGIQVIRTDTFKHLRHLEILQLSKNLVRKIEVGAFNGLPSLNTLELFDNRLTTVPTQAFEYLSKLRELWLRNNPIESIPSYAFNRVPSLRRLDLGELKRLEYISEAAFEGLVNLRYLNLGMCNLKDIPNLTALVRLEELELSGNRLDLIRPGSFQGLTSLRKLWLMHAQVATIERNAFDDLKSLEELNLSHNNLMSLPHDLFTPLHRLERVHLNHNPWHCNCDVLWLSWWLKETVPSNTTCCARCHAPAGLKGRYIGELDQSHFTCYAPVIVEPPTDLNVTEGMAAELKCRTGTSMTSVNWLTPNGTLMTHGSYRVRISVLHDGTLNFTNVTVQDTGQYTCMVTNSAGNTTASATLNVSAVDPVAAGGAASGGGGPGGGGGGGGGSGGYTYFTTVTVETLETQPGEEVLQTRGTEKEPPGPTTDGVWGGGRPGDAAGPASSSTTAPAPRSSRPTEKAFTVPITDVTENALKDLDDVMKTTKIIIGCFVAITFMAAVMLVAFYKLRKQHQLHKHHGPTRTVEIINVEDELPAASAVSVAAAAAVAGGGGVGGDSHLALPALERDHLNHHHYVAAAFKAHYSSNPGGGGCGGKGPPGLNSIHEPLLFKSGSKENVQETQI